In a genomic window of candidate division WOR-3 bacterium:
- a CDS encoding helix-hairpin-helix domain-containing protein → MLLVFVWLLGLWTADNQLDINRANRAEIGQLPVDSMTADRIYEYLQLYGRFNSIYDLLQVPGITPEKLDELKPVIYIRPRTWEERATENVQRIQRRLAAEDSPGRAVVEEWQDLLLDPLNINRATVDELLLLENVSLVDAVAVVNFIRQGGRITSRRDLASQVPGLSTYGYRGMRNYVTFQDRADTARVRIWSGNYRLKYESGQDWEVLTSAEEFTAALNSLVQDSARFREAGFTEPELAFYRERLTQELEFRKNMGNTGIMRHRLRARIGEQIRAGGLVEQNLYEKPGFSGVRGYVTVDKIGPVRRLLVGDYRLTLGQGLLIDNNFELMARTHKRTAGLFGELNENPGFGLRGAAVELKLYRSGLLGFYSLAKRDGILNPDSTVNWYIISTPRYPTFKNLFGQTDAGASWSADLSQLVFLPLGTRLGVNGLFSRTSRSLQPAARYLELPGDAEVIDDPNWARLDTGRTRLFYSADFRTVINNFALEGEVAHQHRGGSAYLLKGYLQHDLLNLTVLYRHYDVSYVNPYNRGFCEELRFEDTPLEKPYRLIDPAYAALQNFPMPKAEQGFFAEMRYQISRQITFTRAYLDVWRNLAYGADNFRFQAEMEYRPVFPLRLRFRQKVQLKERPRLVLGTGSLSLESSLRALVSLSNWDYLTGELRYSRTRLTPTMKYDDRASIDGDFVLVQWEHNFSDDFQGELGIAGWRSGGMSNWMFEDNGIDFVDGDGCKWYLALTNRLTNNLLVYLKFRQKLSIFPHTGLSGNEGIHYPEGMPVRDFMSQSRRFDIWLQIDFLW, encoded by the coding sequence ATGCTGCTGGTCTTTGTCTGGCTATTGGGTCTGTGGACAGCAGATAATCAGCTGGATATCAACCGGGCAAACCGGGCGGAAATCGGTCAGCTGCCGGTGGATTCCATGACCGCGGACCGGATCTATGAGTATCTGCAGCTTTACGGCCGGTTCAACAGTATCTATGATCTGCTGCAGGTTCCCGGAATTACCCCCGAGAAACTGGATGAGCTGAAGCCGGTGATTTACATCCGGCCCCGGACTTGGGAGGAGCGGGCAACAGAGAATGTCCAGCGGATTCAGCGCCGGCTGGCAGCTGAGGACAGTCCGGGCAGGGCGGTAGTGGAGGAGTGGCAGGATCTGCTGCTGGATCCGCTCAACATTAACCGCGCAACGGTAGATGAGCTGCTGCTGCTGGAGAATGTGTCGCTGGTTGATGCGGTGGCGGTCGTGAATTTCATCCGGCAGGGAGGGAGGATCACGAGCCGTCGGGATCTGGCGAGCCAGGTTCCCGGTCTTTCAACCTATGGGTATCGGGGGATGCGGAATTATGTGACCTTTCAGGACCGGGCTGATACTGCCCGGGTCAGGATCTGGAGCGGGAACTACCGGTTGAAATACGAGAGCGGGCAGGACTGGGAGGTGCTTACCAGTGCAGAGGAGTTTACCGCAGCATTGAACAGCTTGGTTCAGGACAGCGCCCGGTTCCGGGAGGCTGGGTTTACCGAGCCGGAGCTGGCATTTTACCGGGAGAGGTTGACCCAGGAGCTGGAGTTTCGAAAAAACATGGGCAATACGGGCATAATGCGCCACCGGTTACGGGCACGGATTGGTGAACAGATCCGGGCTGGCGGACTGGTGGAGCAGAATTTATACGAAAAGCCGGGTTTCAGCGGTGTCAGGGGGTATGTGACTGTTGACAAAATCGGTCCGGTCCGGCGGCTGCTCGTCGGTGATTACCGGCTGACTCTGGGGCAGGGACTTTTAATCGATAACAATTTTGAGCTGATGGCAAGGACGCATAAGCGAACCGCCGGGCTTTTCGGCGAGCTGAATGAAAATCCCGGTTTTGGGCTCAGAGGAGCGGCGGTTGAGCTGAAATTATATCGGTCCGGCTTATTGGGATTTTATTCGCTGGCAAAGCGGGACGGAATTCTAAATCCGGACAGCACGGTAAACTGGTATATCATTTCCACACCACGCTACCCGACATTTAAAAATTTATTCGGTCAGACCGATGCCGGAGCCAGCTGGTCCGCTGATCTTTCCCAGCTGGTGTTTCTGCCACTCGGAACGCGCCTGGGTGTAAACGGTCTTTTTTCCCGCACCAGCCGGAGTCTGCAACCGGCTGCCCGCTATCTTGAACTTCCTGGTGATGCGGAGGTCATTGATGATCCGAACTGGGCCCGGCTGGATACGGGCAGAACCCGGCTGTTTTATTCTGCCGATTTCCGGACGGTGATTAACAATTTTGCCCTGGAGGGGGAGGTTGCTCATCAGCATCGGGGTGGCAGTGCCTATCTGCTGAAGGGTTATCTGCAGCATGATCTGCTGAATCTGACCGTGCTTTACCGGCATTATGATGTCAGTTATGTCAATCCGTATAACCGCGGGTTCTGTGAGGAGCTGCGGTTTGAGGATACACCACTGGAAAAGCCCTACCGGCTCATTGACCCGGCGTATGCTGCGCTCCAGAATTTCCCGATGCCCAAAGCGGAGCAGGGGTTTTTTGCCGAGATGCGCTATCAGATCTCCCGGCAGATTACCTTTACCCGTGCCTATCTTGATGTCTGGCGCAACCTTGCATATGGGGCGGACAATTTCCGGTTTCAGGCGGAAATGGAATACCGCCCGGTTTTTCCACTGCGGCTGCGCTTCCGGCAGAAGGTTCAGTTGAAGGAGCGACCGAGGCTGGTGCTGGGAACCGGCTCACTGTCCCTTGAGTCCTCACTGCGGGCACTGGTTTCGCTTTCCAACTGGGACTATCTGACTGGCGAACTGCGGTACAGCAGAACCCGGCTGACGCCAACGATGAAATACGATGACCGGGCGAGTATTGACGGCGACTTTGTGCTCGTGCAGTGGGAGCACAATTTTTCGGACGATTTTCAGGGGGAGCTGGGAATTGCCGGCTGGCGCAGCGGCGGCATGTCGAACTGGATGTTTGAGGACAACGGGATTGATTTTGTTGACGGCGACGGGTGCAAGTGGTATCTGGCATTGACTAACCGCCTGACCAATAATCTCCTTGTTTACCTGAAGTTCCGGCAGAAGTTAAGCATATTTCCCCATACCGGGCTGAGTGGAAATGAGGGCATCCATTATCCGGAAGGCATGCCGGTTCGGGATTTTATGAGTCAGAGCCGGCGGTTTGATATCTGGCTGCAGATTGATTTTCTCTGGTGA
- a CDS encoding bifunctional UDP-sugar hydrolase/5'-nucleotidase, with product MGRKQVKFRRFGLFVSLLLVTAAADAEIQHLIIVHTNDIHGALLPAEAYWLDNNFPPPLANAAGAVTVIRELRDSAVRHGYGFLLLDGGDIFKGTPVGDFTRGQAVIDFFRQAGYDAVAPGNHDFDFGWQVLKELADSSRIPWIATNVRVPDGDSPPGYLKRSCIFERGGIKIGILGFLTKYLYGMVNESLTGGLNILPYYDIAREEVTKLREAGAEIVIALNHIGYTHDQRFADSVSGVDVIIGAHSHTGVEPPYESPKNHVIIQQAYSKLSSIGVLDIRFDTRSRRIVGYEGRLIDLLADEVPMDSIYSRRLDSIRQTAEKGFDEVLGYSRRELTRGGFTETPMGNLITDAMRERFGTEIAVHNSAGIRANIPAGPVTYRHIYQVDVFGNTVVTGRYTGRQIREILEVSVNGHHAIFQVSGVKMRYSLKRPIGERVLWVEVNGAPLDSNRIYTLATNSYLASGTGEYHIFAEGADLEDSFLPLRDVLADYIRRHSPVDARIEGRIVLIDQ from the coding sequence ATGGGAAGAAAACAGGTGAAGTTCCGCCGTTTCGGGCTGTTCGTCAGTCTGCTGCTGGTCACCGCTGCGGCAGATGCTGAAATTCAGCATCTGATTATTGTCCATACCAATGATATCCATGGGGCCCTGCTGCCGGCTGAGGCTTACTGGCTGGATAACAACTTTCCGCCCCCGCTGGCTAACGCCGCAGGAGCGGTGACGGTAATTCGGGAGTTGCGGGATTCAGCGGTTCGGCACGGATACGGATTTCTGCTGCTGGATGGTGGTGATATCTTCAAGGGAACGCCGGTAGGGGATTTCACCCGCGGCCAGGCGGTCATCGACTTTTTCCGGCAGGCAGGGTATGATGCGGTTGCGCCTGGCAATCACGATTTTGATTTCGGCTGGCAGGTGCTGAAGGAGCTGGCTGATTCCTCCCGGATTCCTTGGATCGCAACCAATGTCCGGGTACCGGATGGCGACAGTCCGCCCGGTTATCTGAAGCGGAGCTGCATTTTTGAACGGGGCGGTATCAAGATTGGCATCCTGGGGTTTTTGACCAAGTATCTTTACGGTATGGTGAACGAGTCGCTGACGGGCGGGCTTAATATTCTCCCTTATTATGATATTGCCCGGGAAGAGGTGACGAAACTGCGGGAAGCCGGGGCTGAGATCGTCATTGCACTCAATCATATCGGTTACACCCACGATCAGCGGTTTGCCGATTCAGTATCCGGGGTGGATGTGATTATCGGTGCGCACAGCCATACCGGTGTTGAGCCGCCTTACGAGAGTCCGAAGAACCATGTCATCATCCAGCAGGCGTATTCAAAACTGAGTTCAATCGGGGTGCTGGATATCCGTTTTGACACCAGAAGTCGACGCATTGTCGGTTATGAGGGCAGGTTGATTGATCTGCTCGCCGATGAGGTGCCCATGGATTCTATTTATTCCCGGCGGCTGGATTCAATCCGGCAGACTGCGGAGAAGGGGTTTGATGAGGTTCTGGGCTATTCACGGCGTGAGCTGACCCGGGGCGGATTTACCGAAACACCGATGGGGAATCTGATTACCGATGCCATGCGGGAGCGCTTCGGCACGGAAATTGCGGTGCACAATTCCGCCGGTATCCGGGCAAACATCCCTGCCGGTCCGGTGACCTATCGCCACATTTATCAGGTGGATGTTTTCGGGAATACCGTGGTTACCGGCAGGTATACCGGCAGACAGATCAGGGAGATTCTGGAGGTGTCGGTAAACGGACATCATGCAATCTTTCAGGTTTCAGGGGTGAAAATGAGATACTCGCTGAAGCGGCCGATCGGGGAAAGAGTATTGTGGGTGGAAGTTAATGGTGCCCCGCTTGACTCGAACCGGATTTATACTCTGGCAACCAATTCCTATCTGGCGTCCGGGACCGGTGAATACCACATCTTTGCTGAGGGCGCTGATCTGGAGGACAGCTTTCTCCCGTTGCGCGATGTGCTGGCGGACTACATCCGGCGTCATTCTCCGGTGGATGCCAGGATTGAGGGCAGAATTGTGCTGATTGACCAATGA
- a CDS encoding DHH family phosphoesterase has protein sequence MKIWQLKPADERQIQSVAEGCGISREFARMLVVRGVTTGDDVRIWLHPRLSDLHPSELLPDFEPAVNRIQQAIAHRERILVWGHDDLDGITAVLVMVKVLSSLQADVDYHIPVKGRDKHGLDARLVAGLPAEKKPGLIITVDCGISNHSDIAGLRQQGVEVIVTDHHEVVMPLPPALAVVDPKRSDSEYPYRQLTGAGVALKLMMGLVAHRLGLSVTQFVSAQPELLELVTLGTVADRAPLTGENRILVKLGFDRLMKTRLPALRAVLDNLRNGNEPLTVSTFLTELLPLFAAANGSEGVRKFLSRDLAEVQAWVKELTVRSQEWRQEAERTFQLAQAHVRLGDGILFVQHPELSLRALGFSAARLKDRYQVPAIVIGRRDDVWVGECRGIEGVDLMELLRAHRNFFIDFGGHKKAAGFTISPDRVDEFIISAERFAHENFAGRIMPENQLTADAALPFSRFNTEICRLAPFGEGNPEPVLISEPVRLILQDKGFVPDTRPDLVLFCRRSGLEIQPEISYSVLYSVDDLCRLWLIDLQPV, from the coding sequence ATGAAAATCTGGCAGTTGAAACCGGCGGACGAAAGGCAGATTCAGAGTGTGGCTGAGGGGTGTGGTATTTCCCGGGAGTTTGCCCGGATGCTGGTTGTGCGCGGGGTTACGACCGGAGACGATGTTCGCATCTGGCTGCACCCGCGCCTCTCCGACCTCCATCCCAGCGAGCTCCTGCCGGATTTCGAGCCGGCAGTGAACCGGATTCAGCAGGCGATTGCACACCGGGAGCGGATTCTGGTCTGGGGGCATGATGACCTGGACGGGATTACTGCGGTTCTGGTCATGGTGAAGGTGCTGAGCAGTCTGCAGGCGGATGTTGATTATCATATTCCGGTAAAGGGCAGAGATAAGCATGGGCTTGATGCCCGGCTGGTGGCAGGTCTGCCGGCAGAAAAGAAACCGGGGCTGATCATCACGGTTGACTGCGGAATTTCCAATCACAGCGATATTGCCGGGCTGAGACAGCAGGGGGTGGAGGTAATTGTCACGGATCATCATGAGGTGGTCATGCCTTTACCGCCAGCGCTGGCGGTGGTTGATCCGAAGCGCAGTGACAGCGAATATCCCTACAGACAGCTGACCGGTGCCGGCGTGGCACTGAAGCTGATGATGGGGCTGGTGGCACACCGGCTCGGCTTGAGCGTTACTCAGTTTGTTTCCGCTCAGCCGGAGCTGCTGGAGCTGGTGACACTGGGGACAGTGGCGGACCGGGCGCCCCTGACCGGTGAAAACCGCATTCTGGTGAAACTGGGGTTTGACCGGCTGATGAAGACCAGGCTGCCGGCGCTGCGCGCGGTGCTGGACAACTTGAGAAACGGGAATGAACCGTTGACGGTATCAACATTTCTTACTGAGCTGCTGCCGCTGTTTGCCGCGGCGAACGGCAGTGAGGGGGTAAGAAAATTTCTTTCCCGGGATCTGGCAGAAGTGCAGGCGTGGGTGAAAGAATTGACAGTCCGCAGTCAGGAGTGGCGGCAGGAGGCGGAAAGGACATTTCAGCTGGCACAGGCGCATGTCCGGCTCGGTGACGGCATTCTGTTTGTTCAGCATCCGGAGCTGTCGCTCCGGGCGCTGGGGTTCAGTGCCGCACGATTGAAGGACCGGTATCAGGTGCCGGCAATTGTCATCGGCCGGCGGGATGATGTCTGGGTCGGCGAGTGCCGGGGTATTGAGGGTGTGGATCTGATGGAGCTTTTGCGTGCCCACCGCAACTTCTTTATTGATTTCGGCGGGCACAAGAAGGCAGCCGGATTTACCATCAGCCCGGACCGGGTGGATGAGTTCATCATTTCGGCGGAGCGGTTCGCCCACGAAAACTTTGCCGGCAGAATCATGCCGGAGAATCAGCTGACTGCAGATGCAGCCCTGCCCTTTTCCCGGTTCAATACCGAGATCTGCCGGCTGGCACCGTTTGGGGAGGGGAACCCGGAGCCGGTTCTGATTTCCGAGCCGGTCCGCCTGATTCTCCAAGATAAGGGCTTTGTGCCTGACACCCGCCCGGATTTGGTTCTCTTCTGCCGTCGGAGCGGTCTGGAGATTCAGCCGGAGATTTCCTATTCGGTCCTGTATTCCGTTGATGACCTGTGCCGGCTCTGGCTCATTGATCTCCAGCCCGTATAA
- a CDS encoding class I SAM-dependent rRNA methyltransferase: protein MSPAKISITRRKSARGHLWVFADEIKRIEGEPGKGDLVRVYEHGRLVGSGMFNPDSLIRVRLYSFRDEELDEELLVQRLTAAHRRRQQKLPQEQDFRLVFGESDFLPGLVIDKYGDHFAVQVYAAGFDRRIEMVVSALCRLFPAKAIYEKDDIKLREPEGLERRERLLYGQPNPDLIISENGVRFYVDIAGGQKTGYFFDHRLTRRKVRRLARNRRVLDVFCYTGSFAINAALGGATEVIAVDISSEACRWAERNARLNGVEARCRFVTADAFEYLQELQACGERFDLINLDPPAFIKSQKQKVSGIRGYEKINRLALALLKPGGILVSSSCSHYLFWQDLLDVVSNAAAELNRQFVILDRSTQGPDHPVLPQMPESEYLRCLIVQVN from the coding sequence GTGTCCCCGGCAAAAATTTCCATTACCCGCCGGAAATCGGCACGCGGCCATCTCTGGGTGTTCGCGGATGAAATTAAGAGAATTGAAGGGGAGCCGGGTAAAGGTGATCTGGTCCGGGTATATGAGCACGGCAGGCTGGTCGGTTCCGGGATGTTCAATCCCGATTCGCTGATCCGGGTCCGGCTTTACTCGTTCCGCGATGAGGAGCTGGATGAGGAGCTGCTGGTTCAGCGGCTGACGGCAGCGCATCGGCGGCGCCAGCAGAAACTGCCTCAGGAACAGGATTTCCGGCTGGTATTCGGAGAGAGTGATTTTCTGCCCGGACTGGTGATTGACAAATATGGCGATCACTTTGCGGTTCAGGTTTATGCTGCGGGGTTTGACCGCCGCATCGAAATGGTGGTCAGTGCGCTGTGCCGGCTGTTTCCGGCAAAGGCGATCTATGAGAAGGATGACATCAAGCTCCGGGAGCCCGAAGGACTGGAGCGCCGGGAACGGCTGCTATACGGTCAGCCGAATCCGGACCTCATCATCTCGGAGAATGGAGTCCGGTTTTATGTGGACATCGCCGGCGGGCAGAAGACCGGTTACTTCTTCGACCACCGGCTCACCCGCAGGAAGGTCCGGCGTCTGGCACGAAACCGCCGGGTGCTGGATGTGTTCTGCTACACCGGTTCCTTTGCAATTAATGCGGCACTGGGCGGGGCAACCGAGGTGATTGCGGTTGATATTTCGTCCGAAGCCTGCCGCTGGGCAGAGCGGAACGCCCGCCTGAACGGGGTTGAGGCGCGCTGCCGGTTTGTCACCGCCGATGCCTTTGAATACCTGCAGGAACTTCAGGCGTGCGGTGAGCGGTTTGACCTGATCAATCTTGACCCGCCCGCATTTATCAAGAGCCAGAAGCAGAAGGTGTCCGGGATCCGGGGCTATGAGAAGATCAACCGGCTGGCACTGGCACTACTGAAACCCGGCGGGATTCTGGTCTCTTCATCCTGTTCCCATTATCTGTTCTGGCAGGACCTGCTGGATGTGGTCAGCAATGCCGCCGCCGAACTTAACCGGCAGTTTGTTATCCTTGACCGTTCCACTCAGGGCCCGGACCATCCGGTTCTGCCGCAGATGCCCGAATCTGAATACCTGCGCTGTCTCATTGTTCAGGTGAATTAG
- a CDS encoding 4Fe-4S dicluster domain-containing protein has protein sequence MSSQDNSQLVSQIEELSGQRVSECYQCGCCTAGCPVGELMDPPPNRAIRLLQLGRAQELLASEGIWVCASCLVCGNRCPRNVDYAKIAEACRALILRAKRSQVDPDVVNDQDLQDVPQQAFIASFRKFSV, from the coding sequence ATGAGTTCACAGGACAACTCCCAGCTTGTTTCCCAAATTGAAGAGTTGAGCGGTCAGCGTGTCAGTGAGTGTTACCAGTGCGGCTGCTGTACTGCGGGCTGTCCGGTTGGCGAGCTGATGGATCCGCCACCGAACCGGGCGATCCGGTTGCTGCAGCTCGGCCGGGCGCAGGAGCTTTTGGCAAGTGAAGGGATCTGGGTGTGTGCCAGCTGTCTTGTGTGCGGGAACCGCTGTCCGCGCAATGTGGATTATGCCAAAATTGCCGAGGCGTGCCGGGCACTGATTCTGCGGGCAAAGCGGAGCCAGGTTGATCCCGATGTGGTGAATGATCAGGACCTGCAGGATGTGCCGCAGCAGGCGTTTATCGCCAGTTTCCGGAAGTTTTCGGTATGA
- a CDS encoding CoB--CoM heterodisulfide reductase iron-sulfur subunit B family protein has product MKYPYYPGCTLYSKARNLDRCGRLAAARAGFELEELPSWNCCGAIYNTNTDDLAAQVGPVRVLAKASQQGRRLVTLCAACYNVLKRANERLHATGFEQDRQRILEFVDEPFEQDVEVVHYLEVLKELGWDALRARVVRSLNGLKVASYYGCLMVRPREVLKFDDPENPVVMDQLIAALGGEPVRFDFKAECCGGYLVVNRRPVADACSLRVVENARTWGAEALVTTCPLCQYNLETAQLRRETVLTPVFYFTQLLGLALGLEPPELGFEDNRSDPVPFLKEKGLL; this is encoded by the coding sequence ATGAAGTATCCCTACTATCCGGGCTGTACCCTTTATTCCAAGGCGAGAAATCTGGACCGGTGCGGCCGGCTCGCAGCGGCGCGGGCAGGTTTTGAGCTTGAGGAGCTGCCTTCCTGGAACTGCTGTGGTGCAATTTACAATACCAATACTGATGATCTGGCAGCTCAGGTCGGACCGGTCCGGGTGCTGGCAAAGGCAAGTCAGCAGGGCAGACGGCTGGTGACCCTTTGTGCCGCCTGTTACAATGTGCTGAAGCGGGCGAATGAGCGTCTGCATGCCACCGGTTTTGAGCAGGACCGGCAGCGGATTCTGGAGTTTGTTGATGAGCCATTTGAACAGGATGTTGAGGTTGTGCATTACCTTGAGGTGCTCAAGGAGCTGGGCTGGGATGCTTTAAGAGCGCGGGTGGTGCGTTCCCTGAACGGTCTGAAGGTGGCATCCTATTACGGCTGTCTGATGGTGCGGCCCAGGGAGGTGCTGAAGTTTGATGATCCGGAGAATCCGGTGGTGATGGATCAGCTGATTGCGGCGCTGGGCGGAGAGCCGGTGCGGTTTGATTTCAAGGCGGAGTGCTGTGGCGGGTATCTGGTGGTGAACCGGCGTCCGGTTGCCGATGCCTGCTCCCTGCGGGTGGTGGAGAACGCCCGGACCTGGGGGGCAGAGGCGCTCGTGACCACCTGTCCGCTCTGTCAGTACAATCTGGAAACCGCCCAGCTGCGCCGGGAAACAGTACTGACACCGGTTTTTTATTTCACTCAGCTGCTCGGCTTGGCGCTGGGGCTGGAGCCACCGGAGCTGGGTTTTGAGGATAACAGGTCGGACCCGGTGCCGTTTCTGAAGGAGAAGGGGCTGTTGTGA